The Chitinimonas arctica region TGGATAGCCAATAAAATTTATGGCATAGGCCGCAGTGACAATAGTGAAAAGTATTGCAGCAGCAACAATTGCATATTTATTCTGCATGGGCGACGCTACGGATTATGTATTTAATGATTTTCCCGTCCTTTAGAAGAAGGGGTGTAGTGGTAATTCTGAGATACTTCCATTGCTCTTCCTCTAGTCCGTTGTTGTGATCTAGATTTTCAGAGAAGATTTTCTTGGCAGTAAGTCTTACTTGCTTGTATTGAATTGTGAAGCCAAATGCAACGGTTTCGCTTTCACCTTTGACTATTAGGCGTCCATTGCCTGTATGTATATTCAGTCGCGTAATGCCAACTAAAAGAGTTTCAACTTTGATTGATTCGGTCGTATGAAGCACCCTTGCGGTTGTTTGATTGAAAACTCCAATGATGGTCTGTTCGTATCTATTTTCCCGGAACCTTATTTTAACGTCGCGATCAAAATTAGTTGATATTGTGTGAATATCCTTTAAGGCTGAAACCCTGAGCTGTTCGATTAAGGCCTCAGCAGTCCCCTTGAGGCGATCGATGATTTTCTGGGATTTTTCAGAAAGAGCTTTTGATTCCAAATAAAGTGATTCGCTTATAAAATAGGTGAGCATCTCTACAAATGTTGCCTTTCCAATTCTGGAAAATTTTTTCTTTAGGTTTTCATCATAAATTTCGATGCAAAATTCATGTCCATATGACCCCTTGAAGCTTTGTTTTAGGCTGGTCCTTACTTTACCTTTGTGTGTGAGGTGCTTGGGTACCTTTTCTTCTAGGATAGTTTCCGCTATCAATCTAGTGGCTGTGGATGCTCCCTGCAAGGTCTCCAATGCGGCTTTCATATCCACATGTTCATCAGGAGGGCTGTCTATAACTACATCAAGATTAAATGGCATCGCTGAACCCAAGAAATTAGTGGTGGTTGCGTTGGTGGGCTAAATGAAATTTTTGGCCAAATTGCCGTATGCTATTTAGCACCCCGCGCGCTTGTGACACTGTTACGCCCGGCTGCTTTATTGGGGGGCATTTCATGTACGCTGAGAAGAACCTGTGAGGCGCGCCAGCAATGGCGGAAATAGGAAGGGAATGGGGCATAAACTCATTCGGTTTCATGTGTCCTAGACCTGCAGCCCGCACTATGCTCTCCCTCTGCCTGCTGGTCTTGAGCTGGCCATTCTTCTCACAGTGCTTAGAAGCACTGTCCTTAGCCATCTAAGTGCATCCTTAACTGTCCTGCAAGCAAGAGCTAACTTCTTTGGCACTTGTGTTGTACGGCGGGTCGTTTCCGTATTCAGTGTATGAGAAGAGGCGGTCGGTGCCACGTGAGCGAAAGGTGGGGGTGTCAATCTCGGCAAGCGTGGTCGCAACGAATAGCAGTATGGTCTTCATGGGGCTGACTTCGACGTTCTCGAACTAGGAATTAACGCGCGGATTATTCCAATGGCTGGGGCCCCTGCCGATCTGCGTCCCCTGCGGGTGGGCATACCCGCGCGATCCAGCTAGTTACCAAGTTTTTCGTCGGTTTCGTTTCCTATCGGCCTAGTTGTGCAGACCCTCTCCCACAGCTCCCCGTAAAGCCTTATGGCACAAGGCTTTCAGCAGTTTCCCCAGTTGCGCTAGCCGCTCCAGTGGCGTTCAGCCCAAACGAATTTACCCGTCAAACCGTTTCGTTTTGAAGCGTTTGGAGTCCTCGTGCTGAATTGTCGATCCAGCACGTTGGATGCAAACGGTAGGGAGTGCTTACTGTTGGTCGTCGCCTTGTAACGCCGCTTGTGGCGCGCACGAATGCTGTGCTTCTGCTTCAAGCGCTGGATGCGTGCCTTGCTTACCGGATGCCCTCTGGATTTGAGTTCCTGGAAGATGCGCGGTGAGCCATAGGCACCCTGGCATTCGGCATGCACGCTGCGGATTAGCGCGAGCAACTGCGTGTCAGAAAGCCAGTGTGTCGGGCCGCCACAGGCCTGCCAATCGGCGAAGCCGCTCGTGCTGACGGACAGCACTTTGCAGAGCGACTGCAAGGGATAGTGTTTGCGCATCTGGTCAATCACGGCGTACTTCACTGCGACTTTTTCGCGAAATACGCCGTGGCTTTTTCCAGAATTTCGAGCTCCATCTTCAGGCGGGAATTCTCGGCACGCAGGCGTGACAGTTCCATCTGCTCTGGTGTGACGGGCTTGCCGGAACCTGTCGCCATCTTCCCGGCCTTGTGGGCCTTGCGCCAGTTGGCAAGCGTCTGCTCGGATATGCCCAAGTCGCGCGCAACCTGAGCGGGGGTCTTACCTTCGACTTCGACCAGGCGGACGGCTTCTTGCTTGAATTCGGTGGTGTAGCTTTGTCGTGGAATTTTGTACATTCGGAACCTCTGTAGACCGGTTTACCCGGCTACGATTGGTATCCGAAATCCACACCCAAGCTCATTGCCAACATGAACTCGGTAACCGGATAGCTACACAGCTTGCGACGGCGGTCTTGCTCGTGCGGCCATATTGCCGTCAGTAGAGGTGCTGCACCGGATGCAAAATGGGGCCGGCGTCCAGGTAGGCATATACCTTTTCGAGCTCACGCTCGAACAGTGGCAATAAGCCCGCCACCGCTTCGGTATTGCCTGCGTTGCAGGCGACCTCGATCTGTTCACATAGCTCTCCGAGCACCGCCGCGCCGATACTGCGGGCGGCAGCCTTCAATTTGTGGGCTTGCTCACTGGCCTGTGCCAAGTGTTGCTTGGCACAGGCTATCTTTAATGCCTGCGCAATGACGATGGCAGCGGCCCTGAAATCGGTCAGGAATTCCAGGAGCACGGCCGGATCGTCACCGACCAGGCTGGCCAGTACGCGCACATCCGCCGCCGGTGCGCCAGCAGCAATGGGAGGGATTTGCGGCAAGGGGTAAGACGGGTCAGCGGGTAGCCACGCGGCAAGAATGTCTTGCAGATCCGCCAATTGCACCGGTTTGCTCAGATAACCGTCCATACCGGCAGCCCGGCAGCGATCGGCTTCATCCTTAAGCGCATTGGCGGTGAGTGCCACGATGGGACGGCGACTGGTGCCATCCTTCAGCGCCCGAATCGTGGTAGCAAGTTCGTAGCCGTCCATCTCAGGCATATGCAAATCGGTCAGCAAAAGCGCGTAATTGCCGCTTTGCCAACATGCGAGCGCAATACGCCCGGTTGCAGCCACATCCGCGGCAAAGCCCAGCAAGGCCAACTGGCGCAAGATCACCTTCTGATTGGTCTCATTGTCCTCAGCCACCAGGATAAGCCGGCCCTGGCGAAGCGCGTCGCCATGCGCAGGGGGGCTGAATGCCTCCTCCTTCTGGCAGGGCGGCTTCGCCTGCTGCGACACTGCCTTTTCGGCAACCCTGCCCGCCACCGATGCCACGGCATGCAGCAATCGGCGGTAGGTAAGGACATTGCCGTCCAACCGTACCTGGTCCGGGAACTGGTCCGGGAACTGGTCCGGCAGGGCATGATGTGCGCCACGCGCAATGGTGATCCTACGAATGTCCTGCGCCGGATTCTGCAAGCGCATGGCGGCATGATCGTGTTGCGACGAAGGGATATCCGCATCATCGACGACCCATATCCAGCACCCGGCCGGCAGCCGTGCCTGCAAGCGCTGTGCCTCGACCAGCGTGGCGGACCGTTCTACGCGCGCGCCGCCATGGGATAGATAGGTAGCGATATGCGCGGCTTGGCTGCTCGCACCGCCCACCACCAGGCAGGCCAGCCCTGCCACTTCAGAGACCGGGTTGCTTGCATTCGCCTCGTCGGCCGGTATCTCGAACCGCAGGTTCACCGTGAAGGCGGCACCCTGCCCCGCCCTGCTATGCAGGGTTAAGTCGCCCTTCATCAGCTCCACCAAGCGGCGTGAAATCACCAGTCCCAGTCCGGTCCCGCCAAAACGCCGGGTCGTCGAGGTATCGGCCTGGCTGAATGCGGAGACCAGGCGTGCCTGCGTCTCCTCATCCATCCCTATCCCGTTGTCGCGCACCTGCACGGTGAGCGCCAGGTGTGTCGCGCTCCGCTCGGTGGGCACCATGCTGACTTCCACCTGTCCGCATTGTTCGCGGCCGCTGGAGAATTTGATGGCATTCCCGACCAGGTTCAACAACACCTGGCGCAAGCGCAAGCCATCGCCCAGGACGGTGGCGGGCAGCGTGGGATCGACAAACAATGCCAATTCCACGCTCTTTCTGGCTGCCAAGGGCGCCAGCATGGCGCAGGCCTTCTCAACCACCTCGGTCACCGAGATGGGGCTGGACTCAATTTCCAGGCGGCCGGCTTCTATCTTGGAAAAATCGAGAATGTCGTCGATGATCGTTAGCAGGGAATAGGCCGAATCGCGGATCAGATCGACCATCTCCGTTTGGTAGTCTTGCAGGCAGGTCTGCTGCAAGATATCCACCATGCCGATCACCCCATTCATCGGCGTGCGAATCTCATGGCTCATGGTGGCCAGAAAGCTGGACTTGGCCTGGCTGGCCAAATTTGCCTCATTGCGGGCCTGTTCCAGATCAGCGGTACGATCGAGGACCCGTTGCTCCAATTTGACGGTGAGATCCAGAATTTCCAGTTCGGCCCGCTTTTGCTCGGTGATGTCCTCACCGATGCTGGCCGTACCGATCACGTCGCCCACGCCTGAGCGGAGTACCGAACTGTTCCAGCGTATCAGACGCCGCTCCCCGGCCCGGGTGAGTATCTCGTTCTCGTGATGCGATGCCTCAGGCAGATTGGCGAGCAGCGTCATGAAGACCTGCCTCATGTCGCCAAGCGCCGATGGCGCGAACAGCTCGAACCAGTCGGCGCCGATCACCTCCTCCCGCTGCCAGCCCGTTACGCGTAGCAAGTAGTCGTTGCAATAGGTAATCCGGGACTCGAGATCCAGCATCACGGAAACGAGTTGCACACTACCGAGCAGGTCGCGGAAGCGGCGCTCGCTCTCACGCAGCGCCTGCGAGGCCAACATCTGTTCGGTAACATCTTCGGCCACGCCGCAGATGCGTATCATCTTGCCGGCATCGTCGCGAACCGGATAACCCTTGGTTTTTACCCAGCGAATGGAGCCGTCCGGCCTTACTACCCTGTATTCGAATTCATAGGATCCGGCCGCCATGCCTTGCTTATACTTCTCGTAGGTCGCTGCCCGGTCATCGGGATGGAGTGCTTCGATCCACGACCCAGGGCAGGCGTACAGGCTTTCGCAGCTGCGGCCCCAGATATCCTGGTAGGCGGGGCTGACATACAGCACGCTGTTGCTGTCCGCTTCAATCAGATAAAACACATCGCGGATGTTTTCGGCCATTTGGCGGAAGCGCAATTCGCTGGCTTCCAGACTTTCCTTGGCCTGCCGCTCTGCCGTCACATCCAGGTACATGACCACCGCGCCATTCGAACCATCGTCCGCCAGCGGGGATACCATCAACAGGAACCAACGCCGTTCGCTGGGTAAGTGACTAGGATATTCAATGGCGAAGTGCTTGACCTCTCCCGCCAGCACCGAACGAATACCGGCCGCCACCTTTTGCGCCACAGCGGCTTCATTGCCTTTTGCGCTGTCGCAACTAGCCAGGTAGTTCAGCCCGATCCCGTAGGTCTGGCCTTGCAGCAGGTTTGTGCTGGCAACCCGGCGCCATGCCTCGTTCACCGAGACGATGGTCCCTTGCGTATCGAGCAAGGCAATATTGGCGGGTAGCGCATTGAGAATGGCGACCTGGGTGGCTGCCTCGCTCAGGCGCAGTTGGGTCAGGCGATAGAGTTGCTGTTCAGCGGCTTTGCGCTCGGTGATATCGCGCAATACGCCGACGATGATCAATTGCGTGCCAAAGCGTTGCGCCTGGCACCGCAACTCCACTTCCAGGCGGGAACCATCCTTGCGCCGTATTTCGATTTCGGTCAGATCGTTGCCAAGGTTATCCGCGATGATCGAGTCATACACACGCTCCAGCTCTTCCAGCGTGGCAAAACCTATTTGTTCCGGGCCTTGCCTGAGCAATTCTTCGCGCGTATAGCCGAGCATATTGCAGGCGGTGGCGTTGGCCTCGATAAAGCGCATGGTGCCGCGATCGATCAGAAAGATGGCATCCGCCGTGGTATCCAGCGCGGAACGGAAGCGCTGCAAATCGGCGGTACGCGCCAGTACCTGCTGCTCCAGGATGACGTTATGGTTCTGCAAGAAATCGTTGTATGACTTCAATCGCAGTAGATTGCGGACCCTGAGCCGCAACTCGGCCCGGTCGATGGGCTTGGTCAAGAATTCTTCCGCACCGGCATCCAGACCCGCCATGTGGGCGCGGCGATCGATTTGCGCGGTCACCATGATGATGGGGATGCTGGCGGTGGCCGGATTGGCCTTGAGCAGGCCGGCCAACTGGTAACCATCCATGCCTGGCATCACGATGTCGAGCAGGATCAAATCCGGTGGGCACTGCTTGATTTCCGCCAATGCGGCTTCACCGCTGGTGGCGCAGCTGGTCACATAGCCTTCCGATCGCAGCATCGCTTCAACCAACCTGCAATTGCGGACTTCATCGTCAACGACCAGGATGATGGCTGGGCTAGTCATGGTGGCGGGATGTCCGTTTTAAGGAGGAGGGCATCGATCACCGCGTACAGATCGGCGTACCGCAGTGGTTTGGCCAGGTAGGCATCACAGCCAGCCAACCTGGTTTTCTCCCTATCTTCCTTCATCGCCATGGCAGTCAGTGCCACGACGGGTATACCGGCCGTGACCGGATCGTGTTTCAACTCGGCGGTTGCGGCCAGCCCATCCATACCGGGCAATTGGATGTCCAGCAGGATCAGGTCGGGCAGTTCCCTGCGCGCTTGGACCAAACCTTCTTCGGCATCCGTCGCGCATAGCACCGTATGGCCGGCGGTTTTCAATAGCAGACAGGCCAGCTTCATATTCGCCGGGTTGTCTTCAATCACTAATACTTTGGTCATATGTGGTTCTTTCGGCATGAGGCAGCAATGCGCGCCTCACTTCCCTGATAAAGCGGGCATGACTGAACCCGGCCTTTTCGACGATTTGAATGGCTTTGCCCGGATGGCAATTGAGCGCGATGCGGTCTGCCTCGGTAATCTGCTTGGCGGTGATCACCAGGATAGGAATACCCATCGTATTGGGACTGCTCTGGAGCGCGT contains the following coding sequences:
- a CDS encoding PAS domain S-box protein codes for the protein MTSPAIILVVDDEVRNCRLVEAMLRSEGYVTSCATSGEAALAEIKQCPPDLILLDIVMPGMDGYQLAGLLKANPATASIPIIMVTAQIDRRAHMAGLDAGAEEFLTKPIDRAELRLRVRNLLRLKSYNDFLQNHNVILEQQVLARTADLQRFRSALDTTADAIFLIDRGTMRFIEANATACNMLGYTREELLRQGPEQIGFATLEELERVYDSIIADNLGNDLTEIEIRRKDGSRLEVELRCQAQRFGTQLIIVGVLRDITERKAAEQQLYRLTQLRLSEAATQVAILNALPANIALLDTQGTIVSVNEAWRRVASTNLLQGQTYGIGLNYLASCDSAKGNEAAVAQKVAAGIRSVLAGEVKHFAIEYPSHLPSERRWFLLMVSPLADDGSNGAVVMYLDVTAERQAKESLEASELRFRQMAENIRDVFYLIEADSNSVLYVSPAYQDIWGRSCESLYACPGSWIEALHPDDRAATYEKYKQGMAAGSYEFEYRVVRPDGSIRWVKTKGYPVRDDAGKMIRICGVAEDVTEQMLASQALRESERRFRDLLGSVQLVSVMLDLESRITYCNDYLLRVTGWQREEVIGADWFELFAPSALGDMRQVFMTLLANLPEASHHENEILTRAGERRLIRWNSSVLRSGVGDVIGTASIGEDITEQKRAELEILDLTVKLEQRVLDRTADLEQARNEANLASQAKSSFLATMSHEIRTPMNGVIGMVDILQQTCLQDYQTEMVDLIRDSAYSLLTIIDDILDFSKIEAGRLEIESSPISVTEVVEKACAMLAPLAARKSVELALFVDPTLPATVLGDGLRLRQVLLNLVGNAIKFSSGREQCGQVEVSMVPTERSATHLALTVQVRDNGIGMDEETQARLVSAFSQADTSTTRRFGGTGLGLVISRRLVELMKGDLTLHSRAGQGAAFTVNLRFEIPADEANASNPVSEVAGLACLVVGGASSQAAHIATYLSHGGARVERSATLVEAQRLQARLPAGCWIWVVDDADIPSSQHDHAAMRLQNPAQDIRRITIARGAHHALPDQFPDQFPDQVRLDGNVLTYRRLLHAVASVAGRVAEKAVSQQAKPPCQKEEAFSPPAHGDALRQGRLILVAEDNETNQKVILRQLALLGFAADVAATGRIALACWQSGNYALLLTDLHMPEMDGYELATTIRALKDGTSRRPIVALTANALKDEADRCRAAGMDGYLSKPVQLADLQDILAAWLPADPSYPLPQIPPIAAGAPAADVRVLASLVGDDPAVLLEFLTDFRAAAIVIAQALKIACAKQHLAQASEQAHKLKAAARSIGAAVLGELCEQIEVACNAGNTEAVAGLLPLFERELEKVYAYLDAGPILHPVQHLY
- a CDS encoding transposase; this encodes MYKIPRQSYTTEFKQEAVRLVEVEGKTPAQVARDLGISEQTLANWRKAHKAGKMATGSGKPVTPEQMELSRLRAENSRLKMELEILEKATAYFAKKSQ
- a CDS encoding response regulator; translated protein: MTKVLVIEDNPANMKLACLLLKTAGHTVLCATDAEEGLVQARRELPDLILLDIQLPGMDGLAATAELKHDPVTAGIPVVALTAMAMKEDREKTRLAGCDAYLAKPLRYADLYAVIDALLLKTDIPPP
- a CDS encoding IS3 family transposase, with protein sequence MKYAVIDQMRKHYPLQSLCKVLSVSTSGFADWQACGGPTHWLSDTQLLALIRSVHAECQGAYGSPRIFQELKSRGHPVSKARIQRLKQKHSIRARHKRRYKATTNSKHSLPFASNVLDRQFSTRTPNASKRNGLTGKFVWAERHWSG